TTATTGTTACAGCTAATACATTAGACCCCAACATTTTttagacctttatttaaccagacataTAGATGTATTTGCATTCAAAGTGTTTAATGAAATTCTTAATCTGTCCTCCTCTGTATCTCCCCCTACAGGCCATCCTGTCCAGGAAGCTGGTAGTGCCAGAGATGGAGGAGCTGATGAAGAAAGTGGCCAAGCTGTCTGTTACCGGGCAGAACGGCATGATCAGGGTCCAGTGCAGACATGTACGGTTTGGTTTCTTTTTATATTCATTTTTAAACCTGTATTttaccatttgtattttatttttgaagGGGCCTTGTTAAAACAGTGGTTTAACTGTGCTTAATTAAGTCAACACATTTTTAGATTCTTAGTTTTAGTTTTTTCCTGTTATTTTCACCTATAGATTTACCAGAAGTATATCCTGGATTATCCTCTGGGGAAGAAACTGAgatcacacctggacttcatcgtGGCCCAGCTCAGGTAGGATATATTTGTGTTTAAAGGGATTCATTGTTTTAGATGTAAGTCGTTTGTTTGTGACTTTTGATactaaaatctctctctctgtgttagttaTGAGTTTGACACAGGAAGAGAGGCTGCTCTGGAGTTGATGGCCTATATCTTCCAAACCTTCCCTCAGGTATCCACAACAATCCTCCTGACACACACATCCCATAATTACCGGAGTTCGACTCGCAGTAACTGGTCGCTTTCTATACCCACTGCTCCTGATCGAAGTTGGCTATAGAAACAGATCCCACATCCTAACCATAATAGGGAATAAACtcaaaactgaccttagatcagtttTCTTTGGGACAACCTAATTCTACTCCTGTGTGTAACTGATTCGTCTCTGTCCTAGAACCTGCTGCTGCAGCACAGTGGGTTGTTCTTCGTCCCTCTGGCACTGGCCATGGTGAACGATGACTCGGCTCGCTGTAAGAAGATGGCCGCTGTTGCCATCAAATCACTGCTGAGTCAACTGGACCAGCAACACCAGAACACCCTGTTCACCCTGGTCAACACTTGGCTGTCTGGAGAcaaggtacagacacacacacagacacacacacacacacacacattagtctTGTCTTTCTCTACGGGTCTAATAAAGCAATGTAAAGGTCTGATCAAGTGCAAATAATGGAAATCCAccttagactattgagatgcaccccatgTCCTCCTGCTGTAACCTCTGACCCCTATCCCCAGGTGTCTCTGCGTCGTCTGGGGGCCCAGGTGTGTGGGCTGTTtgtggaggtagagggggttcAGTTTGGCCGCCGTTTAGATGCCCTGCTGCCCCTCATCGAGAAAGAGATCCACCCCAACAACTTTGAAGACGTGAGTCGAACATGAACTATTTTACCTAAACTTTCAAAAGCATTGCCTAagcatttgtattttatttattattttctatAACCTGTGCTAACAGCTGCTctatatctgtgtgtctgtcagattgaggaggagaaggatgagaAGGCAGCAGATAGACTGCTGTTCAGTTACCTCACCCTGGTCACCAAACTCACCAAGGACTGTAGCCTACTGGAGCTCAGCAAGCCTCAAGACACTCTCACTAACATCCTGGGTAAGACACTACTACCTCTAGCCTGGGCCcacatctgtttgtgctgtcttgccattTCCTATGGTCGTAGATCAAACATCAGGCATCTTTCAGATGGGCCCGGTCTGAAAATCACCTCAGGCATCTCCGTTGTCTGTGGTGAGATAAATAGTAGAGTACTGTGGTATGTTAAGCAGTGTGATTAAACCCATGTGCCTACACGGTTTCACCTGAAACGTCTCTCTTGTTCTATGGGTTGATGATAAAGTCTAGAACCTATAGATCTACATTAATTCATCGATCATTGAATATAATATTTTACCCTGTAAACTGCTGACTTCCCCTTGGTGTAACGGAGCAAtgtgtctcccccccccctccatcagGTCATGTTGAGACCCACCTGCGTTACCCTCACTGTTGGGTGTGGCTGACCGCCTCTCAACTGTTTGGTCAGCTGTTTGCTGCCCACCGGCCAGACCAGCTGGTTGCCcgctggagagaggagaccacagAGAAGGGCGGTGCCAAAAACGCCACCACACCAGAACCTGTGGCGACCACGTTCCTTACAACCAACCTCGACAAGAAGGTGAGACGGGTCTGAACATCACTTAACCAAAGATACAGACCGATGACTTGACCTGCTTAGAGTGACCAGGGTCAAATGCGTCATCAAGATGGGCTTCTCAGTGAATGAGGCGGAACAGGGAGAACAGCTTTTTGGGGGTTTGAATAACAATGAGATAATTGAATGCATTGTATTGTAAACAAGGGTGTGACTCAAGTGATGTTTAGTCATACTGATTTATGTGTCTTTTACCTggctttcccctctccttccctccaccagATGAGAGAGTTGGTCCTGTCATTCTGTCACCAGCTCCAGTCGAAGTACCTGGACACGTCAACAGGAGAACAGGTAAGGACGACGATATTACACTGATGATGTTGCAAACAGACTATTTAAGTCGGAGGTGTCACCCGTCGGGCAGTAGTTCGATTGACAGGTTGGATGGTCTCGTCTGCCGTTCCCCAGGTGATCAAGAATCTGCTGTTCGTCGCCAAGGTGATCTACCTGATCTCACCCGAGTCTGAAATCCCACCTGCCCGGGaagtagaggaggggggggaggaagaagagatgGAGAACGGAGGAGATCGGGAGAACGATGGAAAGGATGACGAAGGAGAGAAaggtgatgaggaagaggaggatgagaaggatgATCGTCCTCCATCCTTACTGTGGATGATGAAGAAGCTGTCTCTAATGGCTAAGAGGGAAGCTGCAGACACGCCCAAGATACCCCTCAAGGTACACACAAACACGTGGTCCTTTTATGTTTTCCCAACACCACTGCTTATTTACAGATGGTGAGTTGATGAATATCTGCAATAAATGTTTGCATTGTTATttgtcctttctctccccccataGAGAACATGTGTGTTTAAGTTCCTGGGGGCCATAGCTGTGGACCTGGGTAAAGACAGGCTGGGTCCTTACCTCACCACCATCATCGCTCCTCTCTACAGAGAACTGGACAGCACCTATGCAGACCAAGGTAGCATACTGTCCTCATCATTTAATAACAGCTACGAGGATCAAGCTAACACGACACTCCCTTTCACCATAACTCTGGCCTTTCAGTTCTCTccctgttctgtgtgtttgtctgactgCTCGCTCTTGTTATGTGTCAACTCAACTCTGTGTAGTACTGATCCGTCTGTTGGTGTTGGTCACAGAGATGCATCAAATTAGTGCTCTATTTAATTAGACGTTTTACTCCCCAGACCCCACCCTGAAAAACCTGTCCCAGGAGCTAATAGAGCTGTTGAAGAAGCAGGTGGGGCTGCAGACCTTCTCCCTGGCCTTCTCAGCCGTTCAGAAGGATGCCTCACAGAGGAGGGCCAACCGCAAGAAACACAAGGCTATGCAGGTGTGTACTCTATGGCAGGGGTTCTCAAACTTGTGCTCGGGGacccccttttttttttttttacagaaaattCAAAGAATAATCGGAACACAACTCGAGTGAGATGAAAAATAGCATACATTCAGACTTTGTTTGGCAGTGCTTGTTACCTGCAATTCTACAGATTGTCACGTGACAGACTTTTTTAATACAAAAAGGTATTGTTGAAAAATATAACATTGGATACCAATATCCCTGTTACCCACAGTTAAGAACATAAATGGTAGATTAATGACTTATTACACCCTGAACTTAttcctaaaatgtatttaatctgtTAATATTCACTTACATATTTTGACAACATGCAATCTTTTGAGCTAGTGAAACAATACATCAGACACTGTTTATCGTAATGTTGCATACCAGCATCTCACCCTTTAACTCTCTCTCAGGCGGTGGCTAACCCTGACATCGCAGCCAGAAAGAAGCTGAAGAAACACAAGAACAAGATCGAGGCCAAGAAGAGGAAGATTGAGTTCCTGCGGCCTGGCTACAAAGCCAAGAGACAGAGGAACTCACTCAAGGACTTGGCGATGGTGAAATGATGTTATTATCCATTATATAGCAAGGATGGATGAGAAGACCAGGCAACCGTGTCCTGCTTAATGCAGGAGCTGACAGACGCAAGCCACCTCTGTATGAATTCTCAGTCAAGGATTTGATATATTTGTGCATTTaatgtaacttttttttaaattaaaaataagTCCTACTTTCTTTGAACAGTGGTCCTGTTGAATATTGCTTATCTTGGGTGGGATGAAAGTAATTTGACGACAAAGGATGATATACTCCGTGTGAAATCAGTTTACTGTGGGTTGTCTTCACTGTACAAGCTCCTATAAATATGCAATAAAAGTTGTAGCATACAAATTAAGCAGTTAGTGTTCAACAACTGGCTAGTGGCATTTACACAATCTGATTATTAAAGTTTGAGCATTCCAAATGAAAAGGCCTAAACTAACAACCTCAAACTTTAAATTACACACCCAACAGCAGTTTTAGAAAAGGAAAAAAAAGGCATGAGTAGTACAATACAAAAAACAGCACCAGCTGCAGTAACATCGCTCAGGTCCTCTTCCTTGAAGGGGCCAGTCAGTTCTTTACCACTGAGAATTGAGCCTGAGCCAACACCAACCCCCTAGCCCCTTTCCCTTGGGTCTTTACAGATCAGAAGGAGCTGGAAGGGTTCACCAAAAATGGCAGAAAGCTCCTCATTGTTTAATTGCGTGTGAAGCCATCACCACATTATCTGGTTCCCTTCAGATCTGCAAACACCAGGGCTATGGGCTGGGGTGATAACATTATTTTGGGACCAGGTAGTATACTATATTGCAGCCTCTATCCCAGATTGGAAGGCATGGTGAAGGCTTCAGGGCTGTTTTCAGCAGGGCACAACGTTGTGGAACCTTCATATAGAAATGTGTTGTGTGTGACACGTAGAGTAAggaatcacgtcagctctattCATGACATTTCTATCTTGAACGTGCCCCTGGAAGGAGTGCAGTCACTGGTCCTCCTGAGCGGTCCAATCAGGAAATATTTTATACAGGAGGTCCGGAGTATTTACAGAGAACAAGAGGTGTGGGCTGCCTTCACTGCCTGTTCTTCAGGGCTTCTACCAGCCTATGGGGGGAGAGAGCAAACATTGTTGAATAATATGACATGGTGTTGCGCAATGTCAACTGTGGGTTTATTAAAGGAGGGGGGGTTGACACAAGGACAGGACATCTTTATTCTACTATAGTAAAATCAATATAAAAAAAGCTTTGCTACATGACTGATGTCAACCAAAAGGAAACCCTCACCACTCCATGGCCTCGTCCAGGCCTGTGCCCTTGGTGGCGGAGGTCTTGAAGATCTGCCACTTCCGGTCTTTGAGGGCGGGGAGGCCCAGGGAGTTGGCCACCTCAGCCGGGGTCATGGCCTGCTCCATGTCCTGCTTGTTAGCAAACACCACCAGGATGGCTTTCTTCAACTCCTCTTCCTGAagagacaaacagggagagagagtcagtcacACGGAGAAAATACATTGATCATTACAACTTGCCCTCCAGAGCACCTAAAAAAAAAGTCATACCTGCCTCATACTCAATGACACCTGCACTCTTATCAATGCAATGAATGCAGGCCTATCCACATGACCTACCTCCAGCATGGCGACAAGCTCAGACTTAGAGATGCCCATTCTGTCTCGGTCACTGCTGTCCACCACGTAGATGACAGCATCCGTGTTGGAGTAGTAACAACGCCAGTATGGCCTGGGAGAGAGATACAAGGGTTTGAAGGAGAGAGACGAAGGttagagggagagtgaagggcaGAAGCAAGTAGGCCAAACCCTCTAAATTGTAAAGAGGTATGGCACAATAATGTATGGAAAGTTGTGCTCTCTTGAGGAAGCTTCTGTCTACCTTTTAAAGTTCAAACAATGTCTATGTGTGTTGTATACACCACTACTACTCTCAGTTGTGATCTAcgcagtcactttaataactacctacatgtacatactacctcaactaaccggtgcccccccccccgcacattgactctgcattggtacccccctgtatatagtctcactattgttattttactgcggctctttaattacttgttacttttaatCTCTTACTCTTATACACATTTTTTTGAAActattgttggttaggggctcgtaagtaagcatttcactgtaaggtctacacctgttgtattcggtgtatgtgactaatacaatttgataaaTAGGAAACACTTGTGATATAATTACCTAATACTCGTCTGTCCACCAAGATCCCACACCTGGAACTTCAGGTTTTTGTACGTCACCGTCTCCACATTGAAGCCGATTGCTGTACAACACAATCAGCACAATGGCAGAGATTTAAAAACCTCGAGCACACATGGCAAAGAAAGGAATGCACTTTAACCATCTCTCTTTGACATTGACATTGACGAAGACCAATTCAACTCATTGGGGAGCACACTAACATTAATTGATTTTCCACGCATGCACCTGGGCAACAGATATTGCGTGAGCAGCGTTTCGAAGTAGAAAGAAAAGAGTTACGTACTTGGAATGGTAGTGACCACCTCGCCGACCTGCAGGCGGTACAGGATGGTCGTTTTACCGGCGCCGTCCAACCCCAGGATCAGGATCCTCATCTCTCTGGTGCCAAACAGGCCAGAGAAGAGACTGGAAAACCACCCACCTACAGCACATGGACATGACATGAGTTAGACAATCAGTGGTAGTACAGACGCTAACTACCTTTAGCACCTATCGATGAAGGGATCTTCTTCCCGGCTGACTTTTGTCAAGAGCCCTGACGCTTGCTCGAAGTGTTAACATGCGGTACGGTTTTGGAAAGTCGCGCCTCTTTCTGGCcgtgtgggaacactaaccctaCATTGCCACGTTACAGCGCTTGTTTACGGAAGACAGAGGTGACCACCCGTGCCAATTATCAATCTAGCGCTCCGAAAACCTGAGTGTAAGCATAACTGGGGTGGAAGTGGAGTTCGTCAACTCGAGACACACACAGTAAGTGTATCGTTATTCAAAATATTATTTctcgctgatatgaaagataagggCCATATGTTCAGAAAAGCGATGATTGAGGTTTCTAACACTGTGTCGGAATTGTAGATCACACGGCCAGCCGTGGGCTATGCGAACGCGCTAGAAACCATATGGAGAGAAGGGTATTCCAGAGTGCTATCGACGGGACTGTGCCGAACAGTTGAGATAATGACGTCTTTGACGCTTCCCCAGTTTTCAGGAGGGATGCAGATGGCAggacgtacagtaccagtcaaaagtttggacacacctattcattcaagggtttttcctaatttaaaaaaaacaactatttcctacattgtagaataatggtgaagacatcaaaaccacaataatacatatggagtcatgtagtaatcaaaaaaaattaaaacaaatgaacattttatatttgagattctacaaagtagccaccctttgccttggtgacagtaTTCACACtttgcattttctcaaccagcgaAAGGAAGCGTGTGTGACGAGTCTTGGGGCTCAACCTGTGCTTTTGCTCAAAGAAGTGATCAGAGGCAAAGGTGAGACTAAGAATACCCCGGTGAGACTGAGAATAACCCACCTGTCTTGTTGAGCTTTGACACAGAATTTATACCTGATAAGGTCAGGTTTGCTATTCTGTGAGGGCCTATGTTCTGAACCCACTACGGCGCTTCAGGTGCCAAGGATTCAGACATGTTGCAGCAGTGAGTATAAGGGAGATCCCATGATGTGAGAGAAGTGCCGGAGGACATAATCTGAGGGAGTGTACATCTGGGATAGAGAAAGCACTGCGTGTCAACTGTGGGAGCGCCCATGCAGCTGTGGATTCCAATTGCCCTGTGAGAGACAGGTTGAGATTGGCAGTGGGGCAGAAAGTGtcctatgctgaggcagtgaagggAGTAGATGATAGCCATAGAGTGAGTGATTTGACTGGGAGGCTagaagagagaaccagagagagaatgGGTTTTAGTAAGTTAGGATTTATTGTGTTTATAGACTTGGTAGTTGCAGATCAATATTTTGGGGTGAGAGATTTTAGTGTAGAACCTCTGAAGGAAGTTGAGGGAAGGGGCTGGTGTCAGATCGTTTAGGGCCAATGTAGTTGGATGGTGTGGTGGGAATAGTGAATAGGTgcagggttagatggtggtgcaATTTAAGATTTCCCCCTTcaccttttttggggggggagtgAACAAAATGTGCAATCCGCACTCCGACCTGCAACAATACGCAGGACAGCGTCGAGTCTACCGGAAATTCACACAGAACAGAAGGTTTTCCAGAGCTAGTGCTAACGTTAGTACTGCAACTGTAGCGATTGAGGAGAACAGTTGAATCAGGGCCAGAACCAGCAGGGGTAAGCACAATAAATAATGActatattagctagctagtaTCTTTGGCTATTTCCTGTTCTGTCTGTACTATAAAAGGTCCAGACTCATTGGTAGACGATGTCACCATACAGGGAGGCTATACATGGTTACAATGACATACATGCCGTGTCACACTGCATTTTACCATTAAAAAACTAGTCGAATAAATAACTACTGATTAACGTTAGTCAACTAATTATTGTGCTATGACGCTGTAACGTTAGCTGGGCTACAAGTACTCAGCATGTTGGCACAGGGAGTTAGCAgtacagctaacgttagctagctagactGTCAGTATTTACGAATCACGACGACAATTAATGACTCAGGCACCTTAGAGGGATTTAATAGCTTTATCAATTTAATAACAGAGTAGCTGTACGTGAGACTACAATTATTAATACGTGTATGTTTGTTAGCTATCTATTTATGTTACTTAGCAAGTGGCCCCGTTTCATGGTACGTAGCAAGAGCTGGCAGAATAGCCTGCATTTCTACATAAAACACAACCTTGCGAATTCCCATTATAGTTCTCAAAGAGATTAAACATATATTTTAAAAACGTACCCATTCTGAAGACACTGAACCCTTGATCAACGGCGTTGTAGATCTCGACACGGCACCGCTTCCGTAGCTGTTGGAATTCAGTGACGTGTCGCAAGAACACGTCATTAATGGGTAATCCGGTTTCATTGTCCGTACGTTCAACGTCAGACAAATATTTTGAAACGCTAAATAGTTCAAACACAATTGCATGAAACGAGAAATATTATATGTTTTATAGAAAATTGTCCCCTTAGTATTTAGTTGTGAGTTCCGATATAAAAATACTATATTAGATGTGCGTTGATTCGGAACTAGACTTACAATGAGCTATATTCAAGAAGCCAAcgtttcaaatatttttttctgtAGAAAGAGCTGCAAATTGCACGTAAAATACTGTGGAATTTTGAACGCACTCCAAAAGAACGGAAGAATAATTTATGTACACTCGTTTTATACCTAAGTGGATGTACATCATTGGATGATGCCCCAATGCAAAAGGACCAGGCTATGATACACAAATTAGATTGATTGATTCCGTTGAAACACAAGCTATTTAACATTTGCAATTGTGAGTATGGATTTATTTCAACCGACGCTTAGCTAATGCATTACGAATGGGCTCTCCGCTCCGTGTCTGTACACGATTCTGTTCTCCTGCATCCCTTCGTTACAGACTCAAGTCCGGGGTCGTAGATAGCTGAGCCGCAATGGTGGAGAAGTCCGACCGGGCACCGCTACTGGACTGGGAGGAGGTTCCTCCGGCGGAGAAGCCTGTTCCCACACCAGTACAGGAGAAGGACGTCAAGGGGCCGAGCCCCGCCAATAGTCGGGCGTCGGGATGCACTGCGCCGGGGATAGGGTGGAGCACCAGTCCGGGGGGTCCTGAGTTTTTAACATCAGCAGTCTCTAGCATAGACACATCACTCTCATCCAGGAGCACGATCCCCACCCCTGCGGAATGGGATGCTCAGTGTCCCGACAAGGATGACCATACCCCGGCCTCAGGACAAGGAGAGGTGCCGCACGACATCATGGTGAAATGGGAAGAAAAGGATCCGATCGTGGCCGTGTTTGTGGTTACATTTGATACAAGATCAGGTGAGTCGAGGACCTCGGATCTTTTTTCGTGCTGTGCTGCGCTGCTGCCTAGAGAAGCAGCTGCATGGTCACACCCATCAATTTGTAACATCTATAGGTCTATAGCATccatgcatataataattattttattgTTCATTATAGGCCTACTGGTTATTATTTGCAGAAATTGTAGGCGTATTCGCCTACGCCTTGAGGATGCTCTTCAACACAAAGACCTCTATATTCTTACTCAGGAACCCCAAAGTCACAGGGGATGTGTGAATTCTCTATGACCACACCCTGAAGGCAACCCCAGTCACTCACCTCGGGAATATCAGAGAGGTATAAGCCATAGCAGgctagatacagtggggcaaaaaagtatttattcagccaccaattgtgcaa
The genomic region above belongs to Oncorhynchus masou masou isolate Uvic2021 chromosome 27, UVic_Omas_1.1, whole genome shotgun sequence and contains:
- the LOC135515961 gene encoding ADP-ribosylation factor-like protein 1; the protein is MGGWFSSLFSGLFGTREMRILILGLDGAGKTTILYRLQVGEVVTTIPTIGFNVETVTYKNLKFQVWDLGGQTSIRPYWRCYYSNTDAVIYVVDSSDRDRMGISKSELVAMLEEEELKKAILVVFANKQDMEQAMTPAEVANSLGLPALKDRKWQIFKTSATKGTGLDEAMEWLVEALKNRQ